In Nocardioides nitrophenolicus, the genomic window GACGCCCACGCCGCGGGTCGCTCCGAGCCCGACACCCGGCGCGACCAAGTCGACGAAGCCGAAGCCGAGCACCAAGCCCACGCCGAAGCCCACCGCCAAGCCGTCGGCGGCACCGACGTCGGCGACGCCGACCACGAGCCCGGCCTCGAGCAGCACCCCCACGCCCTCCGAGCTGCCGAGCGACCAGCCGAGCGAGCAGCCGACCGAGATGCCGACCGAGACGTCGGCGGTGCCGACCCCGACGACGACCGCGGACGTGCCGTCGATCGACGAGATCACCGACGGTCCCGAGGCGACGGCGGCCAGCACCGACGGCACGGACGACGGCGGCGGGTTCCCGGCGTGGCTCGGGATCGGGCTGGTCGTGGTGGTGCTCGGGGCGGCGGGCGCCGTACCCGTGCTGCGTCGGCGAGGGCGATGAGACTGGCGCGGGACCTCCACCCCGTGGCGTGGTGGGTGTGGGCGGTGGGCCTCGCGGTGGCCGCCTCCTGCACGACCAACCCGCTGCTGCTCCTGGTCCTGCTCGGCGCCGTCACCCTGGTCGTGCTGACCTGCCGCTCCGACCAGCCGTGGGCCCGCTCGTTCCGCCTCTACGTCTGGCTGGGGGTGGTGGTGCTGGTGGTCCGGATCCTGTTCCGGGTGCTCCTCGGCGGGGACGCGCCGGGGCACGTGCTGTTCACCCTCCCCACGATCCCGCTGCCGGACTGGGCGGCGGGGATCTCCCTCCTCGGGCCGTTCACCCGCGAGGAGCTGCTGGCGGCGACGTACGAGGGGCTGCGCCTGGCGACCCTGCTGATCGCGGTCGGGGCCGCCAACGCCCTGGCCAACCCCAAGCGGCTGATGAAGTCGCTGCCGCCCGCCCTCTACGAGATCGGCACGGCGATGACCGTCGCCATCAGCGTGGTCCCGCAGCTCGCCGACAGTGCGCGCCGGGTGCGGGCCGCGCAGCAGCTGCGCGGGGGGCCGACGGGGCGGTGGCGGCGGATCCGTGGCGTTCGGCGGCTGCTGGTGCCGATCCTCGAGGACGCCTTCGACCGGTCCCTCGCCCTCGCGGCCGGGATGGATGCGCGCGGCTACGGCCGCACCGGCGAGCTGAGCGCCCGGCAGCGGCGCGCCACCGGCGCGCTGATCATCGCCGGCCTGATCGGCGTCTGCGTCGGCGTCTACGCCTTCCTCGACAGCACCGCGCCGCGGCTGCTGGCGCTGCCGATGCTGGTGCTCGGCATGCTGCTCGCCCTCGGTGGCTTCGCGCTGGCGGGCCGGCGGGTGCAGCGCACCCGTTACCGCCCGGACCGCTGGCGGCTCCCCGAGCTGGTGGTCGCGGCGTCCGGCATCGCCGCGGGCGCGGGGATGTGGGCGCTGCAGCGCTGGGAGAGCGCGATCGCGCACCCCGGCGTCCTGGTCCGCCCGGAGGTCTCGCTGCTCGCCCTGGTGGCCGCTCTGGTCGCCGTCCTGCCGGTCTGGGCGGCCCCGCTGCCCGTGACCGCCGGGCGGCGCGAGGAGGCCCTGGCCTGATGCTCGAGCTGCGCGCGATCACCCTGACGTACGACGACCCCGAGACGGGCGCGAGTGCCACCGTCCTCGACGGCGTCGACCTGACCGTCGCCGACGGCGAGCTGGTGGTCCTGGCCGGCCCGACCGGGGTCGGCAAGTCGACCCTGCTCGGCGTCGTGGCCGGCCTGGTGCCGTCGTACTCCGGCGGCACGCTCACCGGCGACGTGCTCCTCGACGGCGCCAGCATCGTCGAGCAGCCCGCCCGGGAGCGTGCCCACGCCATCGGGTACGTCGGCCAGAACCCCGCGGCGTGGTTCGTCACCGACACCGTGGAGGAGGAGCTGGCGTTCGGGATGGAGCAGCTGGGGCTGCCCGCGCCGACCATGCGCCGCCGGGTCGAGGAGACGCTCGACCTGCTCGGCATCGCCGACCTGCGCCACCGCGACCTGCGCACCCTCTCCGGCGGCCAGCAGCAGCGGGTCGCGATCGGGGCCGTGCTCACCACCCATCCCCGGCTGCTGGTGCTCGACGAGCCCACCTCCGCGCTGGACCCGACCGCGGCCGAGGACGTGCTGGCGACGCTCACCCGGCTGGTCCACGACCTCGGCGTCTCGGTGCTGGTCGCCGAGCACCGCCTCGAGCGGGTGGTGCCCTTCGCCGATCGGCTCTGCCTGCTCCACCGGGGTGGCCGGGTCGAGGTCGGCGAGCCCGCCGTGGTGCTCCGGGACGCGCCGATCGCGCCGCCGCTCGTCGAGCTGGGCCGGCTCGCCGGCTGGGAGCCGCTGCCGCTCACCGTGCGCGACGCCCGGCGCCGCGCGCCCGCGCTGAGGGAGCGGCTGGGCGCGCCGCCCGACCGCGAGCAGCCCGGCACCGCGGAGCCCGTCGTCGACGTGCGCCGCCTGGTGCTCGCCCACGGCCGCACCCCGGTCCTGCGCGAGGTCGACTTGAGCCTGCGGCCCGGCACCGTCACCGCCCTGATGGGCCGCAACGGCGCCGGGAAGTCCACGCTGCTGTGGGCGCTGCAGGGCCGCCACGCCGCCGCCTCCGGCACGGTGCGCGTGGCCGGCCGGGAGCCCGCGGCCCTCAGGCCCGAGGAGCGCAGGAGTACCACCGGCCTGGTGCCGCAGAGCCCCGCCGACCTGCTCTACCTGGAGACCGTGGCCGAGGAGTGCGCCGCGGCCGACCGGTCGGCCGGAGCCGCCGCCGGGACGTGTCGCGGCCTGCTCGACCGCCTCGCCCCCGGCATCGACCCCGACCGCCACCCGCGCGACCTCTCGGAGGGGCAGCGGCTCGCGCTCGCGGTGG contains:
- a CDS encoding ABC transporter ATP-binding protein; protein product: MLELRAITLTYDDPETGASATVLDGVDLTVADGELVVLAGPTGVGKSTLLGVVAGLVPSYSGGTLTGDVLLDGASIVEQPARERAHAIGYVGQNPAAWFVTDTVEEELAFGMEQLGLPAPTMRRRVEETLDLLGIADLRHRDLRTLSGGQQQRVAIGAVLTTHPRLLVLDEPTSALDPTAAEDVLATLTRLVHDLGVSVLVAEHRLERVVPFADRLCLLHRGGRVEVGEPAVVLRDAPIAPPLVELGRLAGWEPLPLTVRDARRRAPALRERLGAPPDREQPGTAEPVVDVRRLVLAHGRTPVLREVDLSLRPGTVTALMGRNGAGKSTLLWALQGRHAAASGTVRVAGREPAALRPEERRSTTGLVPQSPADLLYLETVAEECAAADRSAGAAAGTCRGLLDRLAPGIDPDRHPRDLSEGQRLALAVAIVLTSRPPVLLLDEPTRGLDYPAKRALAALLRELAGEPEAARAVLVATHDVEFVAQVADDLVVLADGEVVSAGPVVPTVLESPAFAPQVTKVLGAGWLRVEDVAASLAAEVAR
- a CDS encoding energy-coupling factor transporter transmembrane component T: MRLARDLHPVAWWVWAVGLAVAASCTTNPLLLLVLLGAVTLVVLTCRSDQPWARSFRLYVWLGVVVLVVRILFRVLLGGDAPGHVLFTLPTIPLPDWAAGISLLGPFTREELLAATYEGLRLATLLIAVGAANALANPKRLMKSLPPALYEIGTAMTVAISVVPQLADSARRVRAAQQLRGGPTGRWRRIRGVRRLLVPILEDAFDRSLALAAGMDARGYGRTGELSARQRRATGALIIAGLIGVCVGVYAFLDSTAPRLLALPMLVLGMLLALGGFALAGRRVQRTRYRPDRWRLPELVVAASGIAAGAGMWALQRWESAIAHPGVLVRPEVSLLALVAALVAVLPVWAAPLPVTAGRREEALA